Sequence from the Penicillium oxalicum strain HP7-1 chromosome IV, whole genome shotgun sequence genome:
TGCACCCACGCCGCGAGTTTTCAACATACCTGGTACCATGATGGCGAGAGACGCATGATGGGAGAGATATCGATTCAGTCGCCTCAACCAGCAATGCTTTTGGATACTTCACAAGACCGCCACAAACTGAACAGCGACGGCTAGGATGGAAGGGGGGTTTTCCGGGGTTgagtcaaaaagaaatctggGGATCCCCACAGATAAACGGGCAAGCACCTGGAGAGGGCCCGCAAAGAGGTGGAACTCCCAGTCTACATATACTCATGTCTCCCGTCTTGTCGAGTCCGTTGAACGGCTCGCACGCATCTGTTTCGGTTCAATGTCTCTAGAAGGTCCGAGGTTGTGCCCCGATGAGGGATCTCCTCGCCAGGTAATCTGCGCTGGACCAACTCTGAGTGTACCGATTCAGAACGATCAGCGCTTTCTTAATACCCGCTGACCAGTCATGAAACTAACCGTTGACCtggtcaaaaaaaaaggttctcTGAAGCTGCAGCTCCCAGGTCAGCTTCGACGAGTCACCATGTCAGCCCTGATGCTGCGCTCCACTTGTGGCTAGTCGAGCATCGAGAGGTCGGCTTTTCCGCAGACCAATGTTCGCATAGTGACTCTTTTCCAAGATGTGGTTTTCCTTGGAAGACTGGGTCAGGAGTGGACAACAAGgccacctcccctccccactTCGTGCCAGCCTCCAATATGCTAGCGGGGATGTATGATGTACATTGGTGCTTTATTGGAGCTGTCGAGGGACCAGAGCAGTTGCTGGATGGAGTAGGTCTGCGGTAGGACTAGGTAGTAGGGTGTAGTAGAGTCGGTAGTCGGTACGGAAGCCCCAAGGGAGTACGTCTGAGAGACGCGTCGTGATTGGCGGGAAAAATAAGTCCGGAGTTGACAATTGAGATACGAAGAATCGCATGATTCGCCTTGACCAGCAACTGCTTTGGAATTGAGATCTAGGGAGTCGATGGCTGGGTCTTGACAGGAGGATCACATTCACCACTCTCGAACGAGCCGAGACAGCTTGTGCTTCTCATTCCGGCCGACGATGGAGCGATGATCAACGGTAGACGATCTCTGGATCAAATGCATGGGGAAAAATGCCACTGAACCAACTACCCTCTTCTACTACAGACATGAGATGGTCTCATCTTAGTCACTTTTCAAGGTCAGTGGAGTTTTCCTCCTCGCGCATGTCGACTCCATTTCCACGAGACCAGCCCCGAAATCTCGTGTGACGGGAAAAAGGTCGAGACTCGGGGGTGAATGTCCGAAGGCTTGGCTCCCCACCGGAGATTTGCTCTTTCCAGATCCGACAATTGCAGTCCTTCGACTCTCATACTTTGGGTCCAACTGGAGCATGTGAGGCTGTGAGGCTGTGAGCACATGctcggtctctctctctctccctagGCCTTTCACCCGCCTCATAAGTACAATCTACGATGCgtttcttgtttttcagTTGGGTTAGCTGAGGTTGCTCACAGAGATCTTTCTCAATCTTTATCAGGAAAGCCCTTCATCTTTCTAAAAATTCATGGGGATAAATACTAATTTATCAACCTTttctggaagaggacgattCTAGACCTTTACATATAAAGTTCATTGCTGAAAACGATCGCTCTGCTACAGCCGAATTTCATGGTCGTTCTCGGGAAATGAAATTTTATTCGTACAAAGATCTGAAATCATCTTCCCCTTAGAAAAGGTAGATAGCTTGGTCTTTATCCGAATGAATTTTGGAAGGAGACAGGAAAACTTGACCAAGGAAAAGCTCGATGAGAATATTGAGGAAGATCTCTGCAAGCAGCTTCAGCTGACCTAAGTAGAAAACGAGAAACAAACTGTACATTGTGCTTATGAGACGGGTGATGGGCCTGGGGAATTAGTTTGAGCGACTATTGTATAGAAGAGCTTTCTTGAATGTGTGGGCTTTCTCAATAATATGACATTGAAATTCAGTTCCGCGTGTTTTTTATTCTCGAAGGATCAATATGGCCGGGAATTACTGttccccatctctctctgtgtgCTTCCAACATGTCCGTCTGAACTAAAAATACCAGTCGATCGCGTGTGCTCACGCGTCTGACGTTCTCGCGAGcacctcggcctcggggGATAAGAAAGCGAAGGATGGTGACGATGTGGAAGAATCATCGGAGACTCGGAAGCAAACAGGCGCCCGAGACTCTGTTCGATGCGCTTGGTTAATTGGGGGGTGCATCATATCCGTCCGAATGGAAATTAACCGGGGAAGCGATCGGTTGTTTGGGGAAGCTTCTTGGCTCTGCTGCGATCAGCCGGAGATCTTCCAGACATTTGGAAACTAAGGCGTTACCCCTCCATCGTAGACCTCGGAGTCTGGTAGAGTGTTGAGTTCTTTAAGGGGGAGCTGCCGCAATCGCCTCTGTAGATGACCATTGTTGATCTCATTCTCCACGTCTAGTCGCGATCACCAGCGGAGTAGATTGAATCCTTGAAGCTTTTTAAAAAATACCCATCAACCATCCCTTGAGCATTGGCGTTTGAATTGCTTTCAAAGACACAcacggaaaaaaaaataaggCGTCGACTCAGCAAACCACATCGCAGACAAGCATGACTTCGTTCACAAAGCTCGCTGACAATGAGACTCCGGTCATTGCGGTTCATCCCACCCGCCGGGTCTCCAAGATCAACCCGAACATCTACGCGGGCTTCACGGAGTAAGACTGGACGCAGCTGCAACTTGGTCGTGAATATGATCTGactgtttctttcttttttcgttcGACCTGCATAGACACATGGGCCGATGCATTTACGGCGGTATTTACGACCCGGGGAACCCGCTCTCGGACGAGAATGGCTTTCGCAAGGACGTGGTCAACGCTTTGAAAGACCTCAACATTCCCGTCGTTCGATACCCCGGTGGGAACTTTTGCGCAACATATCACTGGCTGGACGGGGTTGGTCCCAAGGACCAGCGGCCTTCACGGTAAACACCCTGTTCCCACACCGCGGATGCGCCATGTGAATACAGCATCTAATCGAAGATGGACGGCTTCTAGTCCCGAGCTTGCGTGGTTGGGCACAGAGACGAACCATTTCGGCACGGACGAGTTCATGAAGTGGTGTGAAGTGGTCGGCACAGAACCTTACTTGTGTTTCAACTTTGGCACGGGTACTCTGGATGAAGGTATGcttggagatggaaagataTGCGCCGTCTCAGTTGAGTCTCCAGTTTTTGAGCGTTCGAGATGACTGATCGATgtgtttgtgtgtgtgtgcagCACTTGCGTGGGTCGAATATTGCAATGGTACCGGAAACACATACTATGCCAATCTGCGGCGAAAGAATGGCCGCCAAGAGCCCTACAACGTATGAATTGTGTTCTCTCCCCAAGCTCTCTCAATCACCAAGATTCATTCACTCACAGTCCAGCGCAGGTGAAATATTGGGCTCTCGGCAATGAGGTTTGGGGTCCCTGGCAGGTGGAACAGACGACCAAGGAAGCCTACGCCCACAAGGCCTTGCAATGGGCCAAAGGTAAGCCACCATGCATCATCGTGAAATTGCATCGATCCAAGGGGGAGAAACGCCCCTGTTCTGACACAGATTGATCAGCACTCAAACTCCTCGACCCCAGCCTGGTGCTCATTCTGTGCGGCCAGGATGGAACCGCCAGCTGGGACTACTACACCTTGAAGCAGTGCCTTGTCCCGGCACACTCGCCTCTCTCCACCAGTGCGGTACCTCTGATTGACATGCACAGTATCCATCTCTACACCAGCTCCGACCAGCATCTCCCCAACGCCACCGCTCCTCTGGCTGCGGAACGTGCCATCGAAATCACCTCCTCCTTGATCGATCTGGCCCGCATCGAGAACAAGGTCCCCCCCTCGCAACCACGCCCAACCATCTGCTTTGATGAGTGGAATGTGTGGGACCCCATCCGC
This genomic interval carries:
- a CDS encoding putative alpha-L-arabinofuranosidase C encodes the protein MTSFTKLADNETPVIAVHPTRRVSKINPNIYAGFTEHMGRCIYGGIYDPGNPLSDENGFRKDVVNALKDLNIPVVRYPGGNFCATYHWLDGVGPKDQRPSRPELAWLGTETNHFGTDEFMKWCEVVGTEPYLCFNFGTGTLDEALAWVEYCNGTGNTYYANLRRKNGRQEPYNVKYWALGNEVWGPWQVEQTTKEAYAHKALQWAKALKLLDPSLVLILCGQDGTASWDYYTLKQCLVPAHSPLSTSAVPLIDMHSIHLYTSSDQHLPNATAPLAAERAIEITSSLIDLARIENKVPPSQPRPTICFDEWNVWDPIRAEGSLGAEESYTLSDALAVAIWLNVFIRKSRDVGMACIAQSVNVISPLMTTPEGIIKQTTWWPLYLFSRFMRGWTVSAHVSCGAYEGETAPVWLRSAMETPWLDVSASMGEDGYANLVVVNIHEERGFETKVEGVTGSVEVYTVTGEGVQVTNMKGKEEVSIQESKWNGEGTYEFPKHSMTLMRWKAE